One window of the Perca fluviatilis chromosome 5, GENO_Pfluv_1.0, whole genome shotgun sequence genome contains the following:
- the LOC120558526 gene encoding gastrula zinc finger protein XlCGF8.2DB-like encodes MHQQLLMNRETREPQSALNSLKHDSTCKKTFSCSECGKRFGFKSHLKKHIRTHTGKPFSCSVCKKYFKQSGDLQKHTRIHTGEKPFSCSECGKRFCYKTHLKTHMITHTGEKPFSCSVCKKSFTERRSVKTHMRIHTGEKPFICSECGKRFNHNSNLKNHLITHTGEKPFSCSVCDQRFGRKQHLQTHMITHTGEKPFSCSFCKKSFTQSGSVKAHMRIHTGHKPFICSECGKRFCYKYHLKTHMMTHTGEKPFSCSVCKKSFTQSSHLKYHMKQHTGEEPSTSWVSDIRKQQEWSSSVDQQQPENLSQVGTL; translated from the exons ATGCACCAACAGCTATTGATGAACAG ggagaccagagaacctcagtcagctttaaactctctgaaacatgattcaacatgtaagaaaacattcagctgctctgagtgtgggaaaagatttggcTTCAAGTCCCATCTGAAGAAACATATTAGAACTCACACAGGAAAACCTTTCAGTtgctcagtttgtaagaaatattttaaacagagtggagatttacagaaacacacgagaatccacacaggagagaagcctttcagctgctctgagtgtggaaAAAGGTTTTGCTACAAGACACATCTGAAGACACACAtgataactcacacaggagagaaaccttttagctgctcggtctgtaagaaatcttttacagaGAGAAGAAGTGTAAAgacacacatgagaatccacacaggagagaaaccttttaTTTGCTCTGAGTGTGGAAAAAGATTTAACCACAACTCAAATCTGAAGAACCACTTGATAACTCATACAggtgaaaaacctttcagctgctcagtttgtgaTCAAAGATTTGGCCGCAAGCAACATCTGCAGACACACATGATAACTcatacaggagaaaaacctttcagctgctcattctgtaagaaatcttttacgcAGAGTGGAAGTGTAAAggcacacatgagaatccacacaggacaTAAACCTTTTATTTGCTCCGAGTGTGGAAAAAGATTTTGCTACAAGTATCATCTGAAGACTCACATGATGACTcatacaggagagaaacctttcagctgctctgtctgtaagaaatcttttacacagagtagCCATTTAAAATATCACATGAAACAACACACAGGAGAGGAACCGTCTACTTCCTGGGTTAGTGACATCAGAAAGCAGCAGGAGTggagctccagtgtggaccagcagcaGCCAGAGAATCTCAGCCAGGTTGGAACTCTCtga